From the genome of Lotus japonicus ecotype B-129 chromosome 6, LjGifu_v1.2, one region includes:
- the LOC130723071 gene encoding protein C2-DOMAIN ABA-RELATED 11 — MSEQLGVLKVRVAQGKRLVIRDFKSSDPYVVLKLGNQTAKTKVINSCLNPVWNEELNFTLTEPLGVLNLEVFDKDLLKADDKMGNAFVNLQPLVSAARLRDILRVSSGETTLRKVVPDSENCLVRESSINCVNGEVVQNVWLRLRDVESGEVELTIKLITPVAPSK; from the exons ATGAGTGAACAATTGGGGGTGCTAAAAGTACGAGTTGCGCAAGGGAAAAGGTTGGTGATCCGGGATTTCAAGAGCAGTGATCCCTATGTGGTGCTCAAACTTGGGAATCAG ACTGCAAAGACCAAGGTCATTAACAGCTGTTTAAATCCTGTTTGGAATGAAGAGCTGAATTTCACTCTCACAGAACCCTTGGGAGTTCTCAATTTG GAAGTGTTTGATAAAGATCTTCTGAAGGCTGATGACAAGATGGGAAATGCTTTTGTCAACCTTCAACCACTAGTCTCAGCAGCTAGATTAAGGGATATTTTACGAGTTTCTTCGGGTGAGACAACATTAAGGAAGGTGGTGCCTGATAGTGAAAACTGTCTTGTCCGTGAAAGCAGTATCAATTGTGTTAATGGTGAGGTGGTGCAGAATGTTTGGTTAAGGCTTCGCGATGTAGAATCTGGGGAGGTAGAACTGACAATCAAGTTGATCACACCAGTTGCTCCCTCAAAATAG